The genomic window GCACCAGTCCATACACAGACATAATTATAACACTTAACACTTTTAAACCGCCGCGATGCGTCCCACGCACGATTTACACATCCTTTATCCGCGAATGTTCGCTCGCAACTGAGTTTATGCAGTGGCGCTGCAACGAATTTTAAATCTCCAATAGGCAGCAATAGCATTGGGGAAAGCTTGTATAGAGCACAGTGTGCTGGCTCGCGCACTCTTCGTGTGCGTTGTGTTGGTTTGCAGTGACGCTCTCTTTTATCCTGTGCTTGCGTTGTAGAGTAACCAATTAagcttaaattaaaatgttgtttttggaTGCgggatttttatttcatatgactactagtcgctcagtttttgagatatcgctctgaaattttttacACGTACTTTTCtactcaagaagctgctcatttgttggaaactaccgatatcggatcactataacatatagctgccatacaaaatgaaagGTCAAGCATAAATTCTTGTATGAAACAATTTCTTAtctgatgagatatcttcatgaaattttgcgtAGATTATTGCCTAAAACAACGCTATAATATCCGATGAAATTTTtcacatcggaccactatagtatatagctgccctacaaactcAGCGATCGGattaaagttcttgtatggaaaacttttttatttgacgagatatcttaacaaaatttgacgcaataactaagcactaaaataaGATGTGGAACTGTAACTTCGCACAGGGAATCGCAATAGCAAGGAGCACAAACtgacaaactttttttaaaaagtgggcgtgtttCCGCCCTCTAATGGCTTTAATGTACATTTCTCCTAATTCACTTAAGCTAcagcaaccaaatttgctgagtacaaatctcataagaacttctaccgacgtGTGAAAATGgctgaaatcggaagataacctcgctcactccccatataacggtactgtttaaaattactaaaagcacaataaagcaataactaattacgccagcgacattaaattttacctcccagatggtatgagagggttTTATGAGAGCTTAAAATTGATGCTTTACGCCCAAATACCAATTACGAAAATTTTGGGTTGTGCCATTTTTGTATTTCGTGTGCGACATAACCGCACCGCCAAATCGCGTCACCCGCGACAAACTTCAGCGCAACTTAGTTAACAGTAACAAGTGCTGTAAAGAGTTTTAATTTAACAGAAAGCTTTGTCGaagcttttaaattttgcaGCTATGTATATATTAGCGCTGTAAATTTGTTGGTTTTATTGGAACTACACATTAAAAACTACATTGCAAACAAGCAGCAGCGTTAAGGCGCCACTTTATGGCCCTCTTAATTAACggttcaatataaataaattctatcattttttcaacacatttatttttattattttttttttacacataaagtcgcattttaaatatttgtttacagaAATTGAGCCCGCAATTAAATACTGTGTGAAATTTGCtcgtgcatatgtacatatgtatatacctggCAAAGGAATATCAGTAGCTAAAGCGTGTAACGTTAACACTTAATAGCTCTAATTGcatttttgttaataatgcTACAAAgaatttttggtgaaaattcTGCTGATGCAATTCGCGCCAATGAGCTATCATTTGAAATAAGAACcattcatgcatacatatgtacatacatacatacaaatatttcattCCTTCACAGGGCGCTGTAATCAATTTACTACCAGTTTGACGTTTCACAAATTTAAAGAAAGAGCGCGCTAATGCAAGCGACAAGAGAGCGAGCGCGGTGTGGCGTAGAGTGACCTACCTTAATCAAAAAtcagattatattttatttttatagaaatttactttgaaaacatttgcttttgcaacatataaaatggttatatattgggtaTCATagactcatattgaaacaaaattttcagtcttggttatgaaatggttatatattggttatcacacaatcatattgaaaagaaaattgaattttgcttataaaattgttaaatattggttattatatctatcaacgattttaattttttttttatgatacgtggcttttcattttatgttagtatatatacatatatatttttatatcatattttttcaactcGAAAGGAGGCGGTAACCCTTGCGCTCTCTTAATTCGTCGCGCGTCAGCTGTTCCAATTGCACGTGCTCTTTGCAGAGACCAAAAAACCACTGCGACCGGCGAAAAAGCAGTCACATCTATACATACGATATCATTTGTGCATGCTAAGTATATCTAATATATCTTAGACAATACCTAAGGTTTCGATATTCATATGTGAAACGTCCACGCGTAGAAACGAGACATGAACACGCTCCAGCTATTACCGGTCGCCGCGTATTTAGTTAACAGTTTATTACTTAATcagcaataaaatatatgtggTTGTGATTTAatttggcaaaaacaaaaatacaataaatatactaAATTAAGTGAATTGTAATAAAGCAACAAATCGACGCTGAAATGGAGGAGTTTCTGGAAAGTTGCGGGTAAGTGAAGCAGCCGTGCGTATTGCTAGTAAGAATTTCTTACCTGACGGCGCAGACAAATGTTTGTGTGAATCTATTGTATTGATGTATCGTAACGCCGTATCGTAGCACCCTGCCTACGTTGCAGCTGTCTAATAGAAACGAATTTGCTCGcacaaaaaaatactaaaagaaaattatttaatttttgaagttatgtgCCAAGCAAATGTGCAGCGCATGCACCTGAATGAGTACATTTGTAGGAGCGTATAAGCAACGGGCTATTTTTATTACGCGCGCAACTAAATTTGGGCTTGCAGACGTATTCCCCCAACAACAACGAAATTCAATTATCACACATCTGATTGCTATGCCATGTGGGAAGTGGAAAtacagacatacagacatacatacatatatacaaataaactaTTGATATTTTCAGTTGGCTTACTAAGTCACTAGCTAGTAGTGCGGGTTAGTAAATGGCAGAGAGCGCAGCACATGGTTGGTGGTGGCgaagagagagggagagaaagATAAGAGCACGCTGACGTACATATATTGAATGTTTTGTTGGCAAATTTTGCTTTGCTCAGAGTTGCCATATTAAGTTTTGTATTTGTTCACCGCAAAACACGATAAACTGTAAAATTcgacttcaaaaaattaaaaaaataaaaaataaaaaagcatacATGACTCATAAATTGATAATAGCAACAAATAGCCAGTAAGAAAGTGCTGAATTTGGGTGTAAGCGAACATTTTTTGCACTCGTATCTTGCAAATGTCAAAGGTGggaaaaaatcttttcatatATCAGTTAGAAAACTGGCaggttgaccgatattttcagtaaaaggTTCGCAATAGGAACTAGGGTTCACATATTCAGCACCTGCGgacttgaatagttttggtttgatttgaacattttttggtCATTAGGTGGCACAGCTAAAAACCATTATTCGGCAAAGTTTTATCCGGATACATTGATTGGTGTTTGATTTTCATAccggaaagtaaaaaaatcagattaaatttaaaaaaattttatatggaaaatagccGTAGTTCTTGTCTAATTTCGTTCAGTGCTGTAATGTTGGAATGGGAATGTAGGTACAAAATTAcctaccgaatttggttgaaatcgacACCGCTTGACACCGCTCTCTCCATGGTCCGactccgtcgaaacagcacgttgcctgggcctaccgttggatgatcTCGATGACAATTTTTCTAATCCTTACCATGCTAACGTGACTAGGTAACCGTTGGTCGATGCAAATCGTAGAATAACAATCGGGAAGATAGCTGAACAATTGAATTTGTCCGTTTCACAAGCACACGAAACATCAAGTATTAACTTCGAAGCCTAATATTATATATGGGTTTCTCATATACTTTTAGAACAAAATTGGCTTCGTCGCATAAACGATTATGACTTAGAAGTGTATTGGGAACAGCTGGACAAAATGACTGATACTCGATCAAAAAGTGTAGTGTTCCAACAAGATAATGCGATACCTTAAACAAGTTTGCTGACTTGCCAAAAGTTTTTGCGGCTTGAATGAGTTGCGCTATCACACTCACCATATTAGCCAGACTTCACAACTTTGGATTATTACTTATTTCGGTTTCTGCACAATTTTTTGATTGGGAGAGCTTTCACctcaaatcatttttttttttttgtgctgagAGAACCTTCACCTCATATCAGGACCTCAGAAACCACTTTTACCAGTTTAATGCCTGTAATAAGCACACATTTTATGAGCGTGCCTGAAAGTTGGCTTGAGGCATTAGATGAAAATGGAGATTATATAGTTTCATAAAGTGTCTTACACAACAAAACCATATTGTTTAAATTGccttaaaaaaacgaaataacttGGTGAACGACCCAATACTTTGTCATTATTCGTAATCAGTGAGTATCCCTTAAACAACGCGCTTAGAAAGCGAGTGATTGCGTAGCGAGGACgaagttaaattttcaaaaatatcaaatcaaCATCGCTTCAGCATCACACACAGCTTTCCAACCCCTTTTGAATGCTTCATTTATTGATAAATATATGGATGTGTGTTCATTACTTACCCGCAGCCACGtaaaagctttcataaaaagCTTTGGCTACGTTACAATTTTACGCGCTAAAACTTCGTGCTTTTCAGTAATTTACAAAAGTGGCTTGCGGCTTGGCAGCTGTGTGATGTACCGCTTGCATGTCAAATCGTCAACGACGCTCAAGCCGAAAAGAAGCCAATTGATCAGCAGATCACAAGCTATTGACATACACGAATCAATCGAAATAGATTAGTACCATATAGGCTGTGATAGATTTTTATTGCTGGATTGCAAATGAAAGACGCTGAAAAAGGCTTTTCTTTATTGGTGTTTTAAATGAAAGACGCTCAAAACGACGACACAAGAGGATACGACGCTTGTCGAGCTGTGAAGGTCGAAAATTAAATAGTGCgtgtgattttattatttcttttcgcCGCTAGAAGCAAAGGTATTTGtttgtgtgaaaattaaaaattgtatattattatagcCTATGGAAGGAACCATTTGCGtggcgcatacatacatatgtatgtacatatgtatgtacgtagctacgaacttacaaaaaattataaaaaatacgcttaactttttttaattaaaaaaaaattaaaagaaatttaaaaaaatttaaaaaaaaaaaaaaattaattaagtaaataattaaaaaaaattaaaaaattaaaaataaatttaaaaaatttttaaaaaattgtaaaaaataacttttacgtttaaaaaaaaaaaatttttaattaaaaaatttaaaaaaaataattaaaaaattaaaaacaaaaaaatatcaaaaaattattttaaaattttataaaatttaaaaatttatcaaaaaaaattattttaaaaaaattttaaatgtttttcataacaatttaaaaaaattaaaaacaaaaaacatttaggAAAGGCAAAGTTGGTCTTTCATTTGCGTAATTGCAatgtaaatagtaaaaatatttaaaaaaatatgcttgCTTCATTCAACTGCGCGCTAAAATTTCTGCTTCCAATGGCATCAGCAATTCTTCGAAGGTCTTGAGCGCAGAGAGCTGCATTCTTACCACGCATAAATGCAATGCTCTTGAAATATCGGCAAATATTTCCAACGCGTATTTTTCGGATTTGTTTTCGGTTTGGTCTGCGGCAGCTAAAATCGTACAGTTATCTTCCAAAAATATACAACGCACTTTGTGGCGCACGCGTTAGTCACATTACCGATTTTTTAGCACCCCAcaatcatataaataatttttgttctttataACCATAATCTATAAAAACGCTTAATTGATCATTATATTAATTTACCACTGAAACCTGTAGAGAAAAGGTGCTAATCAAATAATGGTGAAATTTGATTGTTGTTTGTGTGATAACTGTACATTTGTTCCAAGCGTAAGCGTAACTTGTGATCGATGCTGCTTTGTAAATTCGATCGACTGCCAAGCTATGAAAgggtatataccatatattccTTTATACTACTAATCAACCTATTCAGGTCTGACTTAAGCCACTAATTTCTACTTTATACTGTTAAGCTGCGCAAATAGTTTGAATTTCAAACGTGCTAAATGCTTTATTGGTTTCGCTTTGTAGAATATGGAGTATTTGAAATTTCGCTTAATAAActgatataagtatatatatatagtgatATTGTAAATATACATGACCATATGCatgtgaaatttgaaattttaaaattagtcgAACCAAGCACTCCTAGCAGTGTACTCGTACCTAAACGTGACTTATCACACAAAAACCTCACACCAATAATGCATGGTAAACAAGccataaaagtttataatatataaaaaaaaaaatagcttcCGCTCCAACTACTAAAATTTCTTCTACTCACCCACAGCATGCCTTCGCTCAGCATATCCGGCGCCTATCATGTGTTAACGCGACGCAAACCCATGGAGGATACAACCGAGTCCAAGTTAGCCAAAGTACTATCCGCATTTGATCTCACCGCACTCGGCATTGGCTCAACATTGGGTGTCGGCGTTTATGTGTTGGCTGGCGAAGTTTCCAAGGTCTATGCTGGACCGGCGGTCGTTATAAGTTTTCTTATCGCCGCTATTGCATCGATATTTGCCGGCCTCTGCTATGCAGAGTTTGGCGCCCGTGTGCCGAAAGCTGGTTCtgcatatatatacagttatgtgACAATTGGCGAATTCATGGCGTTCATTATTGGCTGGAATCTGATATTGGAGTATGCAATCGGTGAGTAAGCAGTTAATTATACTTAGAACAGGGTGTATTATGTTTTGCACGAAGTTCACACAATCTGGAGAAAACGTCGGGGAcaataagaaatatatacatacatgtatataaatgatcagcttggCGATCTGAGTTAATTTAGGAGGCCCATCCGTACGTCTATCTGTAAATACGCGAAATAATCTCTTGGAACTGAGCGATCGGTAGaaagtgcttgtatagaaaacttttccaTTAGAAGAGATAATTCCAGAAATTCGGtgtgaattattttctaagaaaacAATGCATTCTCAGAAGAAATGGCTTAGATCGGAGcattatatcatatagctgtcatacaaactgaacgatccatatcaagtacttgtatggaaaactttttcatttgacgagatatcctcAAAAAATTTGACATTAATTATTGCACAagataacggtacaatctccgaagaaatggtttGGATCGGagctctatagcatatagcggccaaacaaactgaacttgaaagttcttgtaagaagtaatttgtatttgtgaagggtattatgccTTCCCGTACaagcgaaattaaaattttttcttgttctatttctataaatatatatcttccAAACCTCAGAAATCGCGCCTGAGCCCTAACAACAATGCTGAGCTTGCACGCACATGTACAAGTAATTCCCTAATTTGTTTCGGTTTCCAATTCGACTTTGGAGTACCCTTAATTGAGTGTAATTTACGTCGCGTTTTCCAATTTAATGCcgttacacatacacatacatatacattatgtgcgtaaatacatataaacattcatatatatatatatatatatatttgtatacacatacaaacgcaAGCGCTAAAGCATCACACtgctgtgtatgtgtgccttAGCATCAGCAAGTCACTTCGATCTTTCATGtctaattgaaaatatttgcacaaatacagcaacaacttgcaagaatcacaCCCATATTTATGCCATTGATAATTGTGGAGCTCTTGGTATATTTAGTAAGTTCAGGTTTCTTGTCGGTTTCAGCCAATACTAACTGGCTTGTGTGCGAAAGTGCTGGCAGCGCTAATTTTCGCcataaaacttttcatttcagCGTCACTTTTAACGAAATaacaaattacaataaatatgttaaCTATTTTCTTACACTTACGCTCTATCTCTCTCACTCTATCTTTCTCCTTGTAACTAAAGGTGGCGCCAGTGTGGTCAAAGGATTGAGCACGTACTTGGACAAGCTCTTCAATTATGCGATGCGCGATTATTTAAGCAAGAATTTCGCCATGAACATCGAGGGTCTTGGCGACTATCCGGATTTCTTTGCGCTAATCGTTACGGTGCTTTTTGCATTAGCCATTGCAGTGGGTGCCAAGGAGTCGTCGCGTTTGAATAACGTCTTCACATTCCTCAATTTGAGTGTTGTGCTCTTTGTGATCATTGCCGGACTCTTTAAAGGTAGCGTCTCAAGCTGCATTCCCACACATATTTCAACTAATATTTTCCACTTTTATGTCACACAGTTTCGCTCAGCAACTGGTCCATACCGAAATCGGCGGTTCCCGAGGGTTACGGTAATGGCGGTTTCAGTCCTTATGGTCTGACAGGCATCATACGTGGCGCTGCGGTTTGTTTCTATGGATTTATTGGTTTTGATTGCATCGCGACGGCCGGTGAGGAGGCCAAAAATCCCAAGAAATCCATACCGTTTGCGGTGGTCACCTCGCTCGCCATGATTTTCCTCGCTTACTTCGGTGTCTCCACCGTGCTCACCATGATGCTACCGTACTACGAGCAGGACGAACAAGCGCCGTTGCCGCATGTCTTCAGTCGCTACGGCTGGTGGGTTGCCGAGTATTTGGTAACAATTGGCGCGCTGTGCGGGCTATGTGCCAGCATGATGGGCGCCATGTTTCCATTGCCGCGCATAGTTTTTGCCATGGCCTCTGATGGATTGCTCTTCAAGTGCATGGGTGAGATTAGTCAGCGCTTCAAAACACCCTTCAAAGGCACGCTGATCACTGGCGTGCTTACCGGGCTGCTAGCTGCCATCTTCAAACTCAGTCAGCTGGTGAGCATCATGTCGATCGGCACGCTCTTGGCCTACTCGATGGTGGCGAGCTGTGTGCTCATATTACGCTACGACGGCGATGACCGCCGCGATGGTCGTGGTATCGGCACTGGACGTGCCTTGGCCGACCGCGCTCAAACCAATTGCAATCTTTGGCGTCAATTATTCAACACCAACAATGTGACGGTGGCGAATGGAAAGAGCGGTAGACTGGTGACCTTTCTGATAACATTATACTGTAAGTTGTGTATACTATAGTGTGTTGAAGTCGTCTTTATTATTATCTTTCTTTTTTTGGCTTTCAGTTACTTGGTGCTTTGTATTCTCACACTTTCTTCAGAAGGTGGAAATCGAACCAGGCAATATAACGCCACCTTATATAGTGCTGCTAGTCATCACTGGTCTGCCTTTACCGCTGATATTATTCATCATTTCACGTCAGCCACGCTCCAGCACGCAGTTGGCGTTCAAAGTGCCAATGGTGCCTTGGCTGCCCGGTCTTTCAATCTTCATCAATGTCTACCTGATGGTGCGTCTGGACGTAATGACCTGGGTACGCTTCGGCATTTGGATCGCCATCGGTCTGCTGATCTACTTCAGTTATGGCATACGTTACAGCCGTCAGCGCAAGCGGGAATCTCGCCTGGTACTACAAGAAGCGACGGAGAACAGTGAGTCCGGACTGCCACTACATAACGATTACACCGAAGTTCCGCTCATAATCATGAATAATACAAGTTAAAAAAGCAAAGACGACACACCGAAAATGTTAAGCAAAACACTTAACGGTAGTATGTATTAAACAGTTAGGCATAGAAAATGGCCTTGTTGCCAGAAAGGGGCTCGAAGTGTCCGAAAATCGTAGTTTTATAATAGTCTAGCATTAACTTAAGTTGTTTTACTTTTCCTAGTATATCATTAATCGCAAGCGCGATTTAAACCAAAAACTcattaattactaaaattaatGGAAGTACTTTAAGGGTTGGGTGTAGTCGGaggcaagaaaaaattacaattttacgAAGCTCCTTGCGGTTCGTTCCAGATTTCGGGAAAATACCAACAGTTAATCAAAGCTATGAATCTTCATTGAAATCTATCAAGCGGTTGTCGGGTTATAATAGTCAACACTTCAAAGAATATGGTTTTTAGAGGAACGCAATTGAAGCGTCCGAGAACGCTTTACTAATTATCGCATAGCTCAAAAAGTATTTGCCAGatttacttcaaaaattcaGAGAACATTTCTAAAAGAtgataatataagaaaattaaaatattttgaatattctgACTTCCCTTAACGCCTTAAAGCTACTCTACAAAGATATCTCAACAGCacatcaaatcaacaaagaCTATCCCACCTATTTCGAAGTGAATCGctgaattttgattttgaatatttatatgcatttgttaCATAACCTATTagtaatagttatatatttgggTATACAGTTACTGTTATTATGGTAATTAGCAAGTAATATACCGATTTGTATTCTTTTCGTTGCTTAAGCgagtgaaaattatttattgagaaaattaaCTAAGCGTACTTAAATCTTAAATATCtaagttttggaaaaatgctCTTAAGCTTTTTAAAAGCTATTAGGTGCTACCAGCAAGCAACTTttctgttaaaataaaataaaatagcacTGTAAATGATATTTAACTTAAGAAAACCTAATTTGaggtattttgttttaataatggGTCAAAATTTTGGGATGAATTTCTTGAAGTCCTCAAGGAGCTGTTCCACCACGCTTTTATGGGTGGTGATGGCTTGAATGGAGTGCTACTTCAACTCAATGGAGTAGGATTGAAAGCAGTAGCATATGCAGACCTCATAGTGTTGATGGTATCAGGGATGCTTACTTCTACAAACAGTGATATTATTGAAAGAACCATATTAAGGTTACACCTATAGGCCCGGGGGAGCCTGGGAACAAAGGACTTGGTATAAACTCGAGTAAAACGGAACTGATGTTTTTCACGAATCAAGCCAAAATACCTCAATTTCATCTTCCCTCACTGGGTGgcacaaaaattttttgaaaactacaTCTAAATACCTGAGAGTTGAATGGAATTAGAAATTTGGACTAGAAAAGAGTATGTACATAGCGCCATTCTAAACCAGTTGAACATAAGTAAATCAAACTAAATCCTCCCAAGGTTAGATTTCAATAGTCACTTTCGGGTGAGGAAACCCACTAGACGTAAATAGACATGAAGGGATTGAGTAGAAATCCTCCATAACCACTATCTACACCGACgagtccaaaatggactgcgtaGTAAGGGGTATATATTCCAATGATTTCGACATCAATTTCTTCATCTATCACTCTCATCATCCAAGCGGAAGTAATAGGCATAGTAAAGGCCTATGTAGTTCCATTGAAtcaatataaaagaatatagAAAGCAACCTTATACACGGATAGCCAGGCGACACTGTCGAGACGGAGCTAACACCATGTCCGCTGGAAATGATCAAAAGAGAGCTTaagattaatttttaacaaatagcTAAGAGCagatgaaaatcaaaataacgAGGCAGATATGGCTCAAATATAATAAGACTATTCTTATTATATCTATCTAGTTCTATAACTAAGGACTTctcaaaaaagttaagaaatagAATTTACAGACTTACAGCATCTAAAGGGTAATCCATTTCAAGGTTTCGTACTTTTCAAAAGAATAAACACgaaaacttcaattttaatggggaatgtttattatcattcgaaagaacattctttggcctttattttttgaagattatctttttcaaatgttggcggcggctacgtctcagatgatccattcgttgacacgcgtgatgtttcgTTCCAAGCTTAGAATAActgtccacaaaaaaaaaatgaacggATATAAGCGGAGTTCATTGTGAGCACCAAATGGTTTGAGCGCAACAACGCAACGAGAGAGCAAAATTATAAAGGTCCTACGAAAGTGCATCAACGAAATCAAGGAATTGAGTTCAGAGTAGCAGCACTCCTACGTATTTACCTATTCCCAGCATATTTTGCGCGtccaaattataataaaacacaaatgtatttttctgcCAAAAGAGGGCACTGACTCacccacaaaatttaatgccaTCTCATTGATTTATAAGCGCCGACATGAAAACAAAAGAAGCCACTCGAACCTTTGTTTGATAAGCAGTTGTCTACTTAACGAATTAGAACTGCAATCCACTATAGGCACGCGGGACTCACGGGGACTTATAAAACAAACTTAATGTATTTAAGTAATTCACAGTTGCGGCAATTGCAAACGGTTTAAAATAGCAACTGCATAGTGAGATGGTGAGCGTGAGAGCGAAGCGAGTGAGTATTAGCAAAAAtgatattattataaagtaagcaaataattatatactATTAGAattatcatttaaataaaagtgtGATTTTTGTCCGCGGTGAGGTAAGGGTTGCTTGCAAGCTTTCTTCATTTGATGCCAAGTA from Bactrocera tryoni isolate S06 chromosome 5, CSIRO_BtryS06_freeze2, whole genome shotgun sequence includes these protein-coding regions:
- the LOC120777576 gene encoding cationic amino acid transporter 2 isoform X1 codes for the protein MEEFLESCGMPSLSISGAYHVLTRRKPMEDTTESKLAKVLSAFDLTALGIGSTLGVGVYVLAGEVSKVYAGPAVVISFLIAAIASIFAGLCYAEFGARVPKAGSAYIYSYVTIGEFMAFIIGWNLILEYAIGGASVVKGLSTYLDKLFNYAMRDYLSKNFAMNIEGLGDYPDFFALIVTVLFALAIAVGAKESSRLNNVFTFLNLSVVLFVIIAGLFKVSLSNWSIPKSAVPEGYGNGGFSPYGLTGIIRGAAVCFYGFIGFDCIATAGEEAKNPKKSIPFAVVTSLAMIFLAYFGVSTVLTMMLPYYEQDEQAPLPHVFSRYGWWVAEYLVTIGALCGLCASMMGAMFPLPRIVFAMASDGLLFKCMGEISQRFKTPFKGTLITGVLTGLLAAIFKLSQLVSIMSIGTLLAYSMVASCVLILRYDGDDRRDGRGIGTGRALADRAQTNCNLWRQLFNTNNVTVANGKSGRLVTFLITLYFTWCFVFSHFLQKVEIEPGNITPPYIVLLVITGLPLPLILFIISRQPRSSTQLAFKVPMVPWLPGLSIFINVYLMVRLDVMTWVRFGIWIAIGLLIYFSYGIRYSRQRKRESRLVLQEATENSESGLPLHNDYTEVPLIIMNNTS
- the LOC120777576 gene encoding cationic amino acid transporter 2 isoform X2, which codes for MPSLSISGAYHVLTRRKPMEDTTESKLAKVLSAFDLTALGIGSTLGVGVYVLAGEVSKVYAGPAVVISFLIAAIASIFAGLCYAEFGARVPKAGSAYIYSYVTIGEFMAFIIGWNLILEYAIGGASVVKGLSTYLDKLFNYAMRDYLSKNFAMNIEGLGDYPDFFALIVTVLFALAIAVGAKESSRLNNVFTFLNLSVVLFVIIAGLFKVSLSNWSIPKSAVPEGYGNGGFSPYGLTGIIRGAAVCFYGFIGFDCIATAGEEAKNPKKSIPFAVVTSLAMIFLAYFGVSTVLTMMLPYYEQDEQAPLPHVFSRYGWWVAEYLVTIGALCGLCASMMGAMFPLPRIVFAMASDGLLFKCMGEISQRFKTPFKGTLITGVLTGLLAAIFKLSQLVSIMSIGTLLAYSMVASCVLILRYDGDDRRDGRGIGTGRALADRAQTNCNLWRQLFNTNNVTVANGKSGRLVTFLITLYFTWCFVFSHFLQKVEIEPGNITPPYIVLLVITGLPLPLILFIISRQPRSSTQLAFKVPMVPWLPGLSIFINVYLMVRLDVMTWVRFGIWIAIGLLIYFSYGIRYSRQRKRESRLVLQEATENSESGLPLHNDYTEVPLIIMNNTS